One Sebastes umbrosus isolate fSebUmb1 chromosome 6, fSebUmb1.pri, whole genome shotgun sequence DNA window includes the following coding sequences:
- the LOC119490278 gene encoding plakophilin-1 — MMAPDPLRSAMTLRTAEDTSLAVPSDNKLHSGPQRVLDQVHTIKRSKSKPGKTNNGSSSPSPTGVSPQTLTTHEFGGFKFSPSKANGTFRSTNSSSTSTGFSRGVKKEWRSVSTKTTGGRNVSTSGMWDKRRNTSTWGANGMKSARSDPALVRQFPAAPVPAPSMMAKGQVQSQNSLVARANRNSTISMTNSTLVTHNQTRIIQPPSAQLRSEGRMGTMKISKTEQHAVGSNAVNMSDMTLKGAVEFLSHPEENYQQCGATFIHHTTFKEERTKQEVFQLGGIPGLVALLRSPNPGVSQASAGALRNLVFKDQDNKLEVQHCEGIAKSLQLLKETDSTETQKQITGLLWNLSSADELKGELIATALPALTENVVVPFTCWSDDSANNNIHPDVFYSATGCLRNLSCSQQKERKAMRECRGLIDSLMIYVQSCVAEDNPDDKSVENCACILHNLTYQLEEESPESFGKFIPPPEAQTGSKKSPTVGCFSPRSSKAQNEFSFDAVRGMLDDGTPSGAKWLCHPKAMQTYLSLLGSSQKDATLEACCGALQNLTAKTGKASNIMSQILVQKLGAMMHIPALLKSPNRGLQKTAMSLLGNMSRTHSLQSSMAKQILPELAGLVTSGPKEMGNSDETIATACNTVRSLMLADTDVSKKVINNELVSSVADLSENGSFPKGSKAASLLLYSLWNEKNFQGVFKKLGLGKSLFVNENTTAAHRSTQVIE; from the exons ATGATGGCTCCGGACCCGCTGCGCTCAGCGATGACTCTCAGGACCGCGGAGGACACGTCGCTGGCGGTGCCCTCCGACAACAAGCTGCACTCCGGACCGCAGAGAGTCCTGGATCAGGTTCACACCATCAAGAGGAGCAAGTCCAAACCCGGGAAGACCAACAACGGCTCATCTTCACCCTCACCCACAG GCGTGTCTCCCCAGACTTTGACAACGCACGAGTTTGGAGGGTTCAAGTTTTCTCCATCCAAAGCAAATGGCACCTTCAGAAGCACCAACTCCTCCTCTACGTCAACAGGCTTCAGCAGAGGG GTAAAGAAGGAATGGCGCTCTGTATCCACTAAAACCACGGGAGGAAGAAATGTCAGCACGTCGGGCATGTGGGATAAGCGACGCAACACTTCCACCTGGGGTGCCAACGGGATGAAATCCGCTCGCAGTGACCCTGCCTTGGTTCGCCAATTTCCTGCTGCTCCTGTACCTGCACCTTCTATG atGGCCAAAGGACAGGTCCAGAGCCAGAACAGCCTCGTGGCTCGAGCAAATAGAAACAGCACCATTTCTATGACCAACAGCACTCTGGTGACCCACAATCAGACGCGCATCATCCAGCCGCCCTCTGCCCAGCTTCGCTCCGAGGGCAGGATGGGCACCATGAAAATATCCAAGACAGAGCAGCATGCAGT GGGGAGCAACGCGGTGAACATGTCAGACATGACCCTGAAGGGGGCTGTAGAGTTCCTGTCTCACCCTGAAGAGAATTACCAGCAGTGTGGAGCCACCTTCATCCACCACACCACCTTCAAAGAGGAGCGCACCAAACAGGAG GTTTTCCAACTAGGAGGTATCCCCGGTCTTGTGGCCCTGCTGCGGAGCCCCAACCCTGGGGTGAGCCAGGCTTCTGCCGGGGCTCTGAGGAACCTGGTGTTCAAAGACCAGGACAACAAGCTGGAAGTTCAGCACTGTGAAGGTATCGCTAAGTCCCTGCAGCTTCTAAAGGAGACCGATTCTACTGAGACCCAGAAACAAATCACTG GCCTGCTATGGAACCTGTCCTCCGCCGATGAGCTGAAGGGAGAACTTATCGCCACAGCTTTGCCCGCCCTGACTGAGAACGTGGTGGTGCCATTCACCTGCTGGTCAGACGACAGcgccaacaacaacatacacCCTGATGTCTTCTACAGTGCCACAGGGTGCCTGCG GAACCTGAGCTGCTCCCaacagaaggagaggaaggcaATGAGGGAGTGCCGGGGTCTCATTGACTCACTCATGATTtacgttcagtcttgtgtggCGGAGGACAACCCTGATGACAAG tctGTGGAGAACTGTGCATGCATCCTCCATAACTTGACCTACCAACTGGAGGAAGAGTCCCCTGAGAGCTTCGGCAAGTTCATACCTCCGCCAGAGGCCCAAACTGGGAGTAAGAAAAGCCCCACCGTTGGATGCTTCAGCCCCAGGAGCAGCAAGGCTCAAAATGAG TTTTCATTTGACGCGGTTCGGGGAATGCTGGATGATGGAACCCCATCGGGCGCGAAGTGGTTGTGCCATCCCAAAGCTATGCAGACCTACCTTTCTCTGCTGGGCTCGTCCCAGAAAGACGCCACCCTGGAAGCCTGCTGTGGTGCCCTGCAGAACCTCACTGCCAAAACGGGAAAG GCGTCCAATATCATGAGTCAGATTCTGGTTCAAAAGCTGGGAGCTATGATGCACATACCCGCTCTTTTAAAGTCTCCTAACCGGGGCCTGCAGAAGACCGCCATGTCCCTGCTGGGTAACATGTCTCGGACCCACAGTTTGCAGAGCTCCATGG CAAAGCAGATTCTGCCAGAGCTCGCCGGCCTCGTCACCTCTGGCCCCAAAGAGATGGGAAACTCTGACGAAACTATAGCAACAGCCTGCAACACAGTACGGAGTCTGATGTTGGCAGACACTGATGTCAGCAAGAAGGTCATCAATAATGAGCTGGTGTCATCGGTGGCTGACCTTAGCGAGAACGG GTCTTTCCCTAAAGGCAGCAAAGCAGCTTCCCTGCTGCTCTACAGCTTATGGAACGAGAAGAATTTCCAAggtgtttttaaaaag CTGGGACTGGGCAAATCACTTTTTGTCAATGAGAACACCACAGCAGCGCACAGGTCGACTCAAGTCATCGAGTGA